CTGCCGTTATTTTCTGGCAACGTAGGTGCTTacttcttcttatttatttctatttctattgaAAATTGCAAGCTTCACTTTGATAATTTTGTTGTGGCATTTTGTTTCCGCTATATCTTGAACAGATATGAAGCAAGGTTCAAAGCAACACCAACAAGAGGTAACTACTACTCTTTCTTATTCTTGTTGACGTTGTATAAGTATAAGACACGTGCGTATATGTAGctgtttttggtatttgggtTTTGGATGACGAacaaaaaagaggtaaaaacaTTGCAGAGAAGTAGGGCTGAACTGTATTGTTTGGATTGGTGCGTGCAGCTGTTCTGGCCTAGAGTTGTGATGCGTAAATGGCTTAACATCACCACCCAGGACTCTGATTTCAGTGCTGACGAagatgaagaggaagaagaagaagaagaaaatgacgACCAAggccaacaacaacaacatgacACTAACAATTCCAACCCTCAgggtcactctctctctctactctctttttctagagcttttttttttgaattttaggaACCCATTAAGAGTTTTGGTTAATTGGTTCTGAATATGCTATGAGGACTACTGGAACTGGttcttataattctttttttacctGAATTTATTGGAAATTTGGTTTGTAGATGAGTTTTGAGTGTCAACCATAAGTAATTCTCTGTTCTGGGCTGCATTTTATAGTTTTGTGTAATGCATTTTATGTTTTGGCCTGACTATCAAGTGGGTGTTTGTAGCATTTGGTCAATTGGGAAGACGATTGAAGCCTAGGGGCAACAGAGGGTATGATGGTTGTGTTGATATTAATGGTAACCTTTCAAGTTCACAGTTTCATTTTTTCTAAATTGGCACAGCATGATCAAGATTGACTTCTTTAATAGAATTTTCAGTGGCTTCTTGAAATTGTGGCAAAACTTATTTCGGTGACGGAGGAATAGAAACCATTTGACTCTGCTCTTGACAACTTTTAATTCTTGAATTAAGATCATTCATCCCATTTTAAATTGTGCACAGTTGGATTTGATTAGAATTTCTTATCTTTTGGAATtttagaaatttgatttttcaagtGGAATTGGGTTGAAACAGTCAAAATAGTGGCATTGGAAATTGGGTCTCCAATGCTGGCCAAATGGAATCTAGagtgatttgaaatttaaagagaAGATTGCTTGATGTAATTAGTCAACTGTGCTTGCTGTATTGGTTTAGTTTAGTTCTTAAATATGAATAAGATGGTAGCTGTATTAAATTATGTTACTGAAATTAGGTGTATTAGCATTTTTTCTAATCAACAAGTTGGAGAATGCTTCAAACTATGGCAGGCCTTTTCTGGATGAATCTTGAGATTGGCCTCATGGTCCTCTTCTTGCTCATTCTAGTAAATGCAAATATCTGGAGATATTAGATTGAGTTTTTATATTTGGGGAGAGGGTAGAGAATTTGGCCCCCACATGATAATGGAATCATCCTGTAGTATTAGATATAAGCCAGTTAAAAATtactttcatcttcttttgggGTAATGACTCCATTTTATGCAACAACCTGGTTGGTTCAGATGCATATAATTCATAAgtaaattgtttaatttctgCTATCTTCcagtatatttatatataaattattttttatttttttatttttttttgtttaggttAGTGGCTTActgtaaaaaaaatgtagtattATATATCATgtatattttcagttttaatatTGTCTTCTCtgccttatttaattttttatattcttgtttgtgttaatacaaattttaatatactatatatttttttgataagtatgtATTATACTACTTTATTATGTTGtacaacatatatttttttggacCTCAGATGCTTTTCCAAgtttaagaagaagaagaaaatcagAGACTTTTAGGGCACAGTATATAAACTCAAAGGAACTCAGGTATGGTACACTTAATCTAACAGTTAGTTATTGATTTGGGTAAGGGTACAAGTGATGGTCTATCAGTCTGAGTTAGCCAATTATTCTAATTTCTGGTCCTTTTTTTGTCCTAGAATATGTGTTGGGACATGGAATGTTGGAGGGAAACTTCCACCTGACAACCTAGATATTGATGATTGGCTAGATATTGATGAGCCAGCTGATATCTATGTGATTGGGTGAGTGTATGTTTTCTTGAATTTCCCTTGGTTACTGATATTACATTGAAATACAATAAGTTGCCTATGTTATTTGATTTTAGTACATGTATAGTTTGTGTAAAGATAATTGGTGCTTCCGTATTTGCTCTAGATTGTGCTCGCCTGCTTTGTTAACTGTCATAGTTGTTGATATTGcatttatctctaaaaaaataaagtgttcttcctctgttttaaatttttaatatattgtagCAGTCTCTATTCTCTTAATCTGTTGTTTATATTCGGGAGAGTCTTTCATAGAAGCATGACTTATGCTTTATGGTTACAGTCTTCAGGAGATTGTGCCATTAAGTGCTGGGAATATCTTTGGTGCTGAAAGTAGCCGTCCAGTTCCAAAGTGGGAAAACATTATTCGTGAAACACTGAATCGAATTCGAcctataaaatccaaaataaaaagcttCAGTGATCCACCTTCTCCATCAAGGTTCAAGCCATCTGATGATATCCCAGGTGTGGAAGAGGAGGTATTGTTTGAAAGTGATAGTGATGTAGGTGAGGAAGTTCATCCATTTGATGAAGATTCCACTGGTTTTGATGGAGTCAAGGATAAACCAATCACCGAGAAAAGCATATGTTTGAATTCTGGAGTTTCAGACTGTACTGGAAGTGCCGGATTGCCATGTGAACAAGAGTTGGAGAGGCAATTTTCTTCTCCAAAGAGGTTGGATAGGTTAAATTGTTTGCGGACAGAAGATTCAGTAGATGTGGAAGCATCAGTAGGCCAAAACACTGGCAAATTAACCAGAATGCTTAGTGGATCTGAAAGGATTGGTTTGAGCTGGCCAGATCCTCCACTAAACTTGCTATCTCAGCATGTGT
This DNA window, taken from Quercus robur chromosome 2, dhQueRobu3.1, whole genome shotgun sequence, encodes the following:
- the LOC126713586 gene encoding type IV inositol polyphosphate 5-phosphatase 3 isoform X1 gives rise to the protein MTSPTAVIFWQHMKQGSKQHQQERSRAELYCLDWCVQLFWPRVVMRKWLNITTQDSDFSADEDEEEEEEEENDDQGQQQQHDTNNSNPQAFGQLGRRLKPRGNRGYDGCVDINDAFPSLRRRRKSETFRAQYINSKELRICVGTWNVGGKLPPDNLDIDDWLDIDEPADIYVIGLQEIVPLSAGNIFGAESSRPVPKWENIIRETLNRIRPIKSKIKSFSDPPSPSRFKPSDDIPGVEEEVLFESDSDVGEEVHPFDEDSTGFDGVKDKPITEKSICLNSGVSDCTGSAGLPCEQELERQFSSPKRLDRLNCLRTEDSVDVEASVGQNTGKLTRMLSGSERIGLSWPDPPLNLLSQHVLERPNSLRLIRSFRGTKSFRTYSSFKSTTNEVPSQLALLAEIDLESLFKRKRRSSFVRIVSKQMVGIFLTIWVRRSLRRHIQNLKVSTVGVGVMGYIGNKGSISVSMSVYQTLFCFICTHLTSGEKDGDELKRNADVREIHRRTHFHSYSDIGLPKSILDHERIIWLGDLNYRINLSYEKTRELISNKDWSKLVESDQLLRELKKGRTFDGWLEGTLKFPPTYKYEVNSEKYYGEDPKSGRRTPAWCDRILSYGKGMKLLSYRRAEIKLSDHRPVTATYMAEVEVFSPRKLQRALTFTDAEIENDESIVDMGMEVGMGRLRLEEDIPEEC
- the LOC126713586 gene encoding type IV inositol polyphosphate 5-phosphatase 3 isoform X3; translated protein: MTSPTAVIFWQHMKQGSKQHQQELFWPRVVMRKWLNITTQDSDFSADEDEEEEEEEENDDQGQQQQHDTNNSNPQAFGQLGRRLKPRGNRGYDGCVDINDAFPSLRRRRKSETFRAQYINSKELRICVGTWNVGGKLPPDNLDIDDWLDIDEPADIYVIGLQEIVPLSAGNIFGAESSRPVPKWENIIRETLNRIRPIKSKIKSFSDPPSPSRFKPSDDIPGVEEEVLFESDSDVGEEVHPFDEDSTGFDGVKDKPITEKSICLNSGVSDCTGSAGLPCEQELERQFSSPKRLDRLNCLRTEDSVDVEASVGQNTGKLTRMLSGSERIGLSWPDPPLNLLSQHVLERPNSLRLIRSFRGTKSFRTYSSFKSTTNEVPSQLALLAEIDLESLFKRKRRSSFVRIVSKQMVGIFLTIWVRRSLRRHIQNLKVSTVGVGVMGYIGNKGSISVSMSVYQTLFCFICTHLTSGEKDGDELKRNADVREIHRRTHFHSYSDIGLPKSILDHERIIWLGDLNYRINLSYEKTRELISNKDWSKLVESDQLLRELKKGRTFDGWLEGTLKFPPTYKYEVNSEKYYGEDPKSGRRTPAWCDRILSYGKGMKLLSYRRAEIKLSDHRPVTATYMAEVEVFSPRKLQRALTFTDAEIENDESIVDMGMEVGMGRLRLEEDIPEEC
- the LOC126713586 gene encoding type IV inositol polyphosphate 5-phosphatase 3 isoform X2; its protein translation is MKQGSKQHQQERSRAELYCLDWCVQLFWPRVVMRKWLNITTQDSDFSADEDEEEEEEEENDDQGQQQQHDTNNSNPQAFGQLGRRLKPRGNRGYDGCVDINDAFPSLRRRRKSETFRAQYINSKELRICVGTWNVGGKLPPDNLDIDDWLDIDEPADIYVIGLQEIVPLSAGNIFGAESSRPVPKWENIIRETLNRIRPIKSKIKSFSDPPSPSRFKPSDDIPGVEEEVLFESDSDVGEEVHPFDEDSTGFDGVKDKPITEKSICLNSGVSDCTGSAGLPCEQELERQFSSPKRLDRLNCLRTEDSVDVEASVGQNTGKLTRMLSGSERIGLSWPDPPLNLLSQHVLERPNSLRLIRSFRGTKSFRTYSSFKSTTNEVPSQLALLAEIDLESLFKRKRRSSFVRIVSKQMVGIFLTIWVRRSLRRHIQNLKVSTVGVGVMGYIGNKGSISVSMSVYQTLFCFICTHLTSGEKDGDELKRNADVREIHRRTHFHSYSDIGLPKSILDHERIIWLGDLNYRINLSYEKTRELISNKDWSKLVESDQLLRELKKGRTFDGWLEGTLKFPPTYKYEVNSEKYYGEDPKSGRRTPAWCDRILSYGKGMKLLSYRRAEIKLSDHRPVTATYMAEVEVFSPRKLQRALTFTDAEIENDESIVDMGMEVGMGRLRLEEDIPEEC
- the LOC126713586 gene encoding type IV inositol polyphosphate 5-phosphatase 3 isoform X5; its protein translation is MKQGSKQHQQELFWPRVVMRKWLNITTQDSDFSADEDEEEEEEEENDDQGQQQQHDTNNSNPQAFGQLGRRLKPRGNRGYDGCVDINDAFPSLRRRRKSETFRAQYINSKELRICVGTWNVGGKLPPDNLDIDDWLDIDEPADIYVIGLQEIVPLSAGNIFGAESSRPVPKWENIIRETLNRIRPIKSKIKSFSDPPSPSRFKPSDDIPGVEEEVLFESDSDVGEEVHPFDEDSTGFDGVKDKPITEKSICLNSGVSDCTGSAGLPCEQELERQFSSPKRLDRLNCLRTEDSVDVEASVGQNTGKLTRMLSGSERIGLSWPDPPLNLLSQHVLERPNSLRLIRSFRGTKSFRTYSSFKSTTNEVPSQLALLAEIDLESLFKRKRRSSFVRIVSKQMVGIFLTIWVRRSLRRHIQNLKVSTVGVGVMGYIGNKGSISVSMSVYQTLFCFICTHLTSGEKDGDELKRNADVREIHRRTHFHSYSDIGLPKSILDHERIIWLGDLNYRINLSYEKTRELISNKDWSKLVESDQLLRELKKGRTFDGWLEGTLKFPPTYKYEVNSEKYYGEDPKSGRRTPAWCDRILSYGKGMKLLSYRRAEIKLSDHRPVTATYMAEVEVFSPRKLQRALTFTDAEIENDESIVDMGMEVGMGRLRLEEDIPEEC